The following coding sequences lie in one Seriola aureovittata isolate HTS-2021-v1 ecotype China chromosome 5, ASM2101889v1, whole genome shotgun sequence genomic window:
- the epgn gene encoding epigen has protein sequence MFAQRQTYLEKALHSAVAVLLLLTTAGQSAVVTDNLQTTATPLLSNASLTTELNNSSMDEPLVLRSHRSCGSEHENYCENGGECMYPQDSDKPFCICTSSYSGTRCLFFSDHTYSLPELEQLIGISFGVVMLIIILAIMIYCFAQRRCIKSPPLIKSAPSKTSV, from the exons ATGTTTGCACAAAGACAGACGTACCTGGAGAAGG CCCTGCACTCAGCAGTGGCAGTGCTGCTTCTCCTGACCACAGCGGGGCAATCTGCAGTTGTGACTGACAACCTCCAGACCACAGCGACTCCTCTGCTGTCAAATGCATCTCTCACCACAGAGCTCAACAACA gcaGTATGGACGAACCTCTAGTGCTGCGCTCACACAGATCCTGTGGAAGTGAACATGAAAATTACTGTGAAAATGGTGGCGAGTGCATGTACCCCCAAGACAGTGACAAACCTTTTTGCAT CTGCACGTCCTCCTACAGCGGGACTCGCTGCCTTTTCTTCAGTGACCACACGTACTCTCTGCCTGAGTTAGAGCAACTGATCGGTATCAGTTTTGGTGTCGTCATGCTCATCATTATCCTGGCAATCATGATTTACTGCTTTGCCCAAAGGAG aTGTATCAAATCACCACCACTAATAAAATCTGCACCATCTAAGACATCAGTGTGA
- the mthfd2l gene encoding probable bifunctional methylenetetrahydrofolate dehydrogenase/cyclohydrolase 2 isoform X1: MRPHLGVVLVGDDPASRTYVKNKTRAASILGISSDTVVRPSSVSQEELLELIDKMNRDWRVSGLLVQLPLPEHINERAVCNAIAPEKDVDGFHIVNIGKLCLDQRSMVPATPAAVWEIIKRAGIETVGKNVLVAGRSKNVGMPIAMLLHTDRNHERPGGDATVTIAHRCTPRERLKELTSLADIIIAAAGVPGLITADMVKEGAAVIDVGINRIQDPNTGKVRLIGDVDFEGVKEKAGVITPVPGGVGPMTVAMLMKNTVTAARNALMH, from the exons ATGAGACCCCACCTAGGAGTGGTCTTAGTTGGGGACGACCCAGCCAGTCGTACATATGTTAAGAACAAGACCCGGGCAGCCAGCATCCTGG GTATTTCCAGTGATACAGTGGTGCGGCCTAGCTCCGTCTCCCAGGAGGAGTTGCTGGAGCTGATTGACAAGATGAACCGTGACTGGAGGGTCAGCGGCCTGTTGGTGCAGCTGCCACTTCCCG AGCATATCAATGAGCGGGCAGTGTGTAATGCCATCGCTCCAGAGAAGGATGTGGATGGTTTCCATATTGTGAATATTGGGAAGCTGTGTCTGGACCAGAGATCCATGGTGCCTGCCACGCCTGCAGCTGTCTGGGAGATCATCAAAAGAGCAG GTATTGAGACGGTTGGGAAGAATGTGCTGGTTGCTGGTCGCTCCAAAAACGTTGGAATGCCCATCGCAATGTTGCTGCACACTGATCGCAACCATGAACGCCCTGGAG GTGATGCCACAGTGACCATTGCCCACAGATGTACACCGAGGGAGCGGCTGAAGGAGCTCACCAGCCTGGCTGACATCATTATTGCAGCTGCAG GTGTTCCCGGGCTGATCACAGCAGATATGGTGAAAGAGGGCGCAGCAGTCATCGACGTGGGTATTAATCGCATCCAGGACCCGAACACGGGGAAAGTGCGGCTCATTGGTGATGTGGACTTTGAGG GAGTGAAGGAGAAGGCAGGTGTCATCACCCCTGTTCCCGGAGGCGTGGGTCCCATGACAGTCGCCATGCTGATGAAGAACACTGTGACTGCCGCCAGAAACGCTCTGATgcattaa